A single window of Mustela erminea isolate mMusErm1 chromosome 4, mMusErm1.Pri, whole genome shotgun sequence DNA harbors:
- the LOC116587654 gene encoding histone H2B type 1-C/E/F/G/I encodes MPEPAKSAPAPKKGSKKAVTKAQKKDGKKRKRSRKESYSVYVYKVLKQVHPDTGISSKAMGIMNSFVNDIFERIAGEASRLAHYNKRSTITSREIQTAVRLLLPGELAKHAVSEGTKAVTKYTSSK; translated from the coding sequence ATGCCCGAGCCAGCCAAGTCAGCTCCGGCCCCGAAGAAGGGCTCCAAGAAGGCGGTGACCAAGGCGCAGAAGAAGGACGGCAAGAAGCGCAAGCGCAGCCGCAAGGAGAGCTACTCGGTGTACGTGTACAAGGTGCTGAAGCAGGTGCACCCCGACACGGGCATCTCGTCCAAGGCCATGGGCATCATGAACTCGTTCGTCAACGACATCTTCGAGCGCATCGCGGGCGAGGCGTCCCGCCTGGCGCACTACAACAAGCGCTCGACCATCACGTCCAGGGAGATCCAGACGGCCGTGCGCCTGCTGCTGCCCGGGGAGCTGGCCAAGCACGCCGTGTCCGAGGGCACCAAGGCCGTCACCAAGTACACCAGCTCCAAGTAA
- the LOC116587630 gene encoding histone H2A type 1-H-like, with translation MSGRGKQGGKARAKAKTRSSRAGLQFPVGRVHRLLRKGNYSERVGAGAPVYLAAVLEYLTAEILELAGNAARDNKKTRIIPRHLQLAIRNDEELNKLLGRVTIAQGGVLPNIQAVLLPKKTESHHKAKSKSAALL, from the exons ATGTCCGGACGCGGGAAGCAGGGCGGCAAGGCGCGCGCCAAGGCCAAGACGCGCTCGTCGCGGGCGGGTCTGCAGTTCCCGGTGGGCCGCGTGCACCGCCTGCTCCGCAAGGGCAACTACTCGGAGCGGGTCGGGGCTGGCGCGCCCGTGTACCTGGCGGCCGTGCTCGAGTACCTGACGGCCGAGATCCTGGAGCTGGCGGGCAACGCGGCGCGCGACAACAAGAAGACGCGCATCATCCCGCGCCACCTGCAGCTGGCCATCCGCAACGACGAGGAGCTCAACAAGCTGCTGGGCCGCGTCACCATCGCGCAGGGCGGCGTGCTGCCCAACATCCAGGCCGTGCTGCTGCCCAAGAAGACTGAGAGCCATCATAAGGCCAAGAGCAA GTCCGCCGCCTTGCTATAA
- the LOC116587671 gene encoding histone H4: MSGRGKGGKGLGKGGAKRHRKVLRDNIQGITKPAIRRLARRGGVKRISGLIYEETRGVLKVFLENVIRDAVTYTEHAKRKTVTAMDVVYALKRQGRTLYGFGG, translated from the coding sequence ATGTCTGGTCGTGGCAAGGGCGGGAAGGGCCTGGGCAAGGGAGGCGCCAAGCGCCACCGCAAGGTGCTGCGCGACAACATCCAGGGCATCACCAAGCCCGCCATCCGGCGGCTGGCTCGGCGCGGCGGCGTCAAGCGCATCTCCGGCCTCATCTACGAGGAGACCCGCGGCGTGCTCAAGGTGTTCCTGGAGAACGTGATCCGCGACGCTGTCACCTACACGGAGCACGCCAAGCGCAAGACGGTCACGGCCATGGACGTGGTTTACGCGCTCAAGCGCCAGGGCCGCACCCTCTACGGCTTCGGGGGCTGa
- the LOC116587911 gene encoding histone H1.4-like encodes MSETAPAVPPAPAPAEKTPVKKKARKSAGAAKRKASGPPVSELITKVSKERSGVSLAVLKKALAAAGYDMEKNNSRIKLGLKSLVSKGTLVQTKGTGASGSFKLNKKAASGEAKPKAKEEDATKKVAKSPKKAKAPNPKK; translated from the coding sequence ATGTCTGAAACCGCACCTGCCGTGCCTCCCGCTCCGGCCCCTGCCGAGAAGACGCCCGTGAAGAAGAAGGCCCGCAAGTCCGCCGGTGCCGCCAAGCGCAAGGCGTCCGGGCCCCCGGTGTCCGAGCTCATCACCAAGGTGTCCAAGGAGCGCAGCGGCGTGTCCCTGGCGGTGCTCAAGAAGGCGCTGGCGGCCGCCGGCTACGACATGGAGAAGAACAACAGCCGCATCAAGCTGGGCCTCAAGAGCCTGGTGAGCAAGGGCACCCTGGTGCAGACCAAGGGCACCGGCGCCTCGGGCTCCTTCAAGCTCAACAAGAAGGCGGCCTCCGGCGAGGCCAAGCCCAAGGCCAAGGAGGAGGACGCGACCAAGAAAGTGGCCAAGAGTCCGAAGAAGGCCAAGGCGCCCAACCCCAAGAAGTAA
- the LOC116587624 gene encoding histone H3.1, whose product MARTKQTARKSTGGKAPRKQLATKAARKSAPATGGVKKPHRYRPGTVALREIRRYQKSTELLIRKLPFQRLVREIAQDFKTDLRFQSSAVMALQEACEAYLVGLFEDTNLCAIHAKRVTIMPKDIQLARRIRGERA is encoded by the coding sequence ATGGCTCGCACGAAGCAGACGGCGCGCAAGTCGACCGGCGGCAAGGCCCCGCGCAAGCAGCTGGCCACCAAGGCGGCCCGCAAGAGCGCGCCGGCCACGGGCGGCGTGAAGAAGCCGCACCGCTACCGGCCCGGCACGGTGGCCCTGCGCGAGATCCGGCGCTACCAGAAGTCCACCGAGCTGCTGATCCGCAAGCTGCCGTTCCAGCGGCTGGTGCGCGAGATCGCGCAGGACTTCAAGACCGACCTGCGCTTCCAGAGCTCGGCCGTCATGGCGCTGCAGGAGGCGTGCGAGGCCTACCTGGTGGGGCTCTTCGAGGACACCAACCTGTGCGCCATCCACGCCAAGCGCGTCACCATCATGCCCAAGGACATCCAGCTGGCGCGCCGCATACGCGGTGAGAGGGCGTAA
- the LOC116587631 gene encoding histone H2A type 1-B encodes MSGRGKQGGKARAKAKTRSSRAGLQFPVGRVHRLLRKGNYSERVGAGAPVYLAAVLEYLTAEILELAGNAARDNKKTRIIPRHLQLAIRNDEELNKLLGRVTIAQGGVLPNIQAVLLPKKTESHHKAKGK; translated from the coding sequence ATGTCCGGACGCGGGAAGCAGGGCGGCAAGGCGCGCGCCAAGGCCAAGACGCGCTCGTCGCGGGCGGGTCTGCAGTTCCCGGTGGGCCGCGTGCACCGCCTGCTGCGCAAGGGCAACTACTCGGAGCGGGTCGGGGCCGGCGCGCCCGTGTACCTGGCGGCCGTGCTTGAGTACCTGACGGCCGAGATCCTGGAGCTGGCGGGCAACGCGGCGCGCGACAACAAGAAGACGCGCATCATCCCGCGCCACCTGCAGCTGGCCATCCGCAACGACGAGGAGCTCAACAAGCTGCTGGGCCGCGTCACCATCGCGCAGGGCGGCGTGCTGCCCAACATCCAGGCCGTGCTGCTGCCCAAGAAGACCGAGAGCCACCACAAGGCCAAGGGAAAGTGA